CAAGCGCAGCAAAATCAAAGATCTTGATTTTCTTTGATACTCCAGCTGTAGCAATATACTCCTCATCACAGTCGAAACTTAAACAGCAAATCACATTGCTAGAGTTGAGAAGATCTCCATTTCTTAATGTCCCACGTACTTCAAACTTGCTACGGCGAGCCAACTTGCTAACACCATCAAAAAAGGCTCCAAGCCGATCACCTGATTTCTGATTGAGGCTTGAATCCTGAGTATGATTTCGCACATGACACCACCTGTATCGATTGTttaacacctccttatcagaGCATGCTACAGGAGCAGTTTCTGTTTTCCCCATTTGGGATCTCATGGAGGCGTAAGCATCCTCTAGTTGACTGATATTCTTCATCAAGAGCGTCTCATTCATGTTTGACGCTGCAATTAATCGAGAAGAAACACCTGAACTTACAGGGTCTTCAAGACAGAAACCCTGTTCTCTTTCACTAGGAAATTCCCCTGATAAATGCCTCCTCCCCAACTTGTTTATATCTTCTTCTAGGCATCTTATAACTTCCACCAACTTAGAGGCATGCCCTTGCTTCTTGTCTTTTAATGGGATAAGAAAACTAAGTAATAACTCTGATTCAGCATCAACATTATCAGCAGAATTCGAAAAATCATCACAGCAAGCCGATTCTTGGTATCCACCTATCAGTTTAGACTGCAAGATTTCTCTGTTGCAcgccagaaaataaaaacttcagAATGTGGCCAGTTTAGACATACTTCATTGGATAACAAATAAAGGATATACCTTCACATCAACATGCACTAGAGCTATTGATTGTGCACATTTACATGGTAATGGAACAACAAGCTTGCAGGTTGACAATTGTCAGTGCAACATAGATAATTGAGTTTAGCGACAACAATGCTGAAAAGTGAGAAGTTTAAGGCTTTAAGTTGGATTTGGATAGGTTAACCAAGTAAAGGATGGAAGTGTAGGAACTCATAATTGGTAGCATTACAATATAGATCATATGGTACCATTGCCTTGATTTTTCATACTCCTGATGACAAGGTTAATAAATATAGCAGAAGGCAGTAAATTGAAGAAATGCAGATGGTGGTACCTTGTTGTTGGACGAGCCAAAGGTTCAGGATGGAgaagccaaaaacaaaagccagCTTCCAGCGGATTTTGTGAAAGAAACTTTGGTGGCAGAATTCGATGGTGCAAATCCAACATCACCGCGCAATGCACCTCCCATGATTCACAACGGCACAGCAACTGACATAAACGAGCTAAACAAGTCAAATGTATAGATTTTCTACTCCAACCCCAAGGATAGAACTTTAgaactcaaaataaaataaaataaagacaaaCGAAGATTGATTACAAGGATAAAGAGCCATTCAGTGGCACTACTGAGTCCCTGTTATTTTTCCAGTTTTGAGATCAAACTATTTCTTACATTAATTTGATAGCAGAACTTAGCACAAGGAATGTTACCTATTCATCATTTCAGAATTAACTTACAGTGTCATAACAAGCGAACAACAAGTCTTAAGTTATGTTAGTTCAAaccaaattatataataaaatcatCTGCCAAGATGTACAAGTTGTTCAAGTTAACTTTCAAATAATAAGAACTTGTGGAAACACTTCAAAATAACTTCTCACCTCGAAAAGAAGAACCCCAAGGCAATAGACATTTGATGGAAGTGTGGAACCACTCTCATTGAGCTCCTCTGGACTGGTATACCACTTCTCTTCCAGCTGAACAATTACAGAAATGGATCTTTGCTGTACGGCAATCAATGCATTTTGGTAGCTCGAATTCATTTGAAACTGGAGTTCACCATAGCCAGAATTCTGTGGACCAGCTATGCAAAACTTTTCCTCATTACCCTCGCTCAGTTTTAGCTGTTTTCCACCTAAAATACGTTCAGCACATGCATCCTGCTCTAATGGCCTTTTGATAATCAAATCTCGGTTCATAAGACTATTTGATTCTCGGATGGCTGATGAACCTGTGTATTTAACCTTATTCGATGGAAATAAAATGAAGCGCGATGGTCGTAAGTCTTGCAAGACGAAACCTTGAGAGTGTGCAAAATCCACTAACTCCACGATCTGTCTAAATATGAGCAGGCTTTCAACTATATCTACTTTGTGACCCCCAGGTTTAAGCCACTCCCTCAAGCAAATCCCATTACTGGTAGATTTTGGGCCAGACCTATGAAGCACATGTGAAGAAATCTGATCACTGTTAACAATTGATTTCAACTGTGCATCACAAGCTACCTCAGAACCATAACCCCGGTTTTCTTCCTTCTGGTCCGTAGCTGAACTACCAAAGCCACTGCAAGGTTCTTGAAATTTACTGGCACTCTTTCCCTTCAAGGTTTCCTTTACAAGTAATTGAGAATGGCTATTAGTAGATTGGGTCTTCAGTTGCTTTTTGGCGATACTTAGCATATTGTTTGACATGATCTTGCTGTCCTCAACCCCTAAATATGCAGACAGTTTGTCTGGTTCCTGCTCTGAATGATTGCTTAACAAAGGCTTCAGACTTCGTATGCGAGAAGGCATTTCTAAAAGCTGACCTCTTACTCTCAACTGTGTCTGATCATTGTCCTGTGACATAGTATCACCATGAAAATTTTTACTTCTAAATGCACTTGCTACCGGATCAGGATCTTGCCAACATTCCTGACTAGGACTAAGTAAAGCCGAATTTGGTTTCCTATGATGTTTCAATGTCATATCCTCAACCACAAGCCCCGTTCCATTTATGGAACCGGAGCTCTTACAGGGCGGCTCAAATACAGATGAGGAAGTTACGCATCGACTCAAATCCTTTCCCTCCATTGTAACACTGCAATTCCTAGGCGAGCTCTCGGGCCAATTGCTCCTTCCCATTCCCAAAGTGCACACTGGTGACTCCAACAAATTTGGACCCTCCAGTTTAAGAAAAGGATCACAATCCTTTTGCTTAAGTTTTTCATTCCTCACCACACCCTTTGCAGCCTTCTTATCTACCAAACTCTCAAAACCATCCATTTGCACTTCACTCAATGGATATAAATAACTTCTGGTGAAGTGGCCTGCTCAtgtcaaaatgaaaaagaatcgCTAATAAGGAAGACAGAAGAATTCATAATCAATGagttggaaaattaattaaatctaAAAGTATCAAAATCAGCATCAAGCAACACCAACTTCTGGTTTCGAAGACTCATCTTTTACATCAACAGAACATAAACCACATTTCCATTTACGTAAATTCGGAAAAATAAATGGAACAACTAAGTCTAGAGAAACAAAGATTACCATCTAGGAAACCCCATCCACTCAAATGTAGAAATGTAATCCaacaggggaaaaaaaaaaggtgaaagTAAACAAGCgcagacaaaagaaaaagaaagaaactagtTATCCAACATCATCATTTTCTTGCAACAGTACAACACAAATGCATCATTCTTAACAATCTACAAAATCCAATCATCACCGGAGAGCAACAAGTTATTATATCACCACCAACTAAACAAGAACACAACttacagaaaaacaaaaacccattaATCTGAATCAAATttcaaacccaaaagaaaaggcatTTACCATTGAATCAAGCACCAGGCAGAGTAACAATGGCAAGCAAGCCCACCAAATCCCCTGCAAGCTCAGAACAGAGAGCCACCAAAAAACTTGGCTGAAATAgaaagctttttcttttcaaaaactGACAAAAGTGGaatattgatatatatatctccAACAGTGTCTAAAACTTTTTACGTGGTGATATGAACatgattaaattttctcaagTTTACTGGTATCCTTTCTATATATGATTATAAAAACAGTTGTGGTTTATACTCTGTTTGTATATTTTCCATTTGCTGGTGcttgttttcaaaattcagAGGCTTTTGCAAGTCTGGCAAAGAGAAGCAGCCACGATATTTTCTCTGAGAGAATTTGTGAACGAGACTGCTTGATTAGTGTAGTTGGTTGCTTTCGGTGGAGTTGTTTACACAAAAATGGGcatatgttttttctttattactgATTCTGCCATGTTGAGATTTTTTGTGCTCATGGATTTAATTAGTGGATGATAATGTAAGTaaggtttttagtttttggttttgctgAATGAGGTCTAAGAACATGATATCAGAATTGAAATCTGGTTGTGATTGCGCACATTTTGTAACATCTGTAGATAAAATGAATCCAAACCATACAAACTGGtcaaataaaatcaatttcaTTGTTTGATTCAACTTTTTACGCTAAAAATATCTTAATTTTGACCATATTCGGTTTAgtatttgaaaaatatcttAATCGAACTAAACCATATAATtagtatatttattttttacgcATTTACTCATATATAAAGAATCAAAAATTATGttcttttcaattcaaaatttaaaattaaatactttcaaaattaagaaagagaTCAACTAGGAGAGAATACTTTATCCAATTTCAATTCTTTGATTCACCTATCGAAGTTCACCGACTCCATGACCATAATTTTAGGATGACATCAATCTAAATCGGACCGTGCTTATCATGTCCAAACATAATCAGGTCTGTGGCTCAGCCGGTTGTAAATGCAGTCACCAAGTCAGCCTGCCAAACTTCGGTAACAGCAAATATGTGGTGTGGGATCGGTTGCGATGAAATTAGTGAACCAGATTCAATCACAGTCCCCATcacataaagaagaagaagaagaaaaaaaatccaattgagTAGTTATTCTCTCACTGTCTTTAGGGGCATTTGATGTAATTCAATGCAACCGTGGTGGCGGTACGGAGCATGGCACGTGGTTGGTAATGATTTAATTGGAGGGGTTTCAGCGAACCACGTAGCCAATGAATGAGTGGCTCATAATGAGGCTGGTCGCACATCGATGTTGATGTGAGCACTACCCCAATTTGTAGATATTTCTCAGGGAATGTTCATGCCACCAGCTCAAGCTTCAATCAACAACCATTTTTCTTGAGGGTACGCTACGGATTGCCCTCCTATTTTAAGAATACTGATATGCAACTGACCGTAGCACAACTTTTTAtggacatatatatattattaacttTTGATGTTAAATTAGGCTTTAACATGTCTTTAATTGAGTGAATTCGGTTTATCTTATATGGTGTTTAATGTTACACgataatttattgtttttccgAAAAAACTCTACAATTAGGTGATTGCTGTAGTTTATAGTTTATATGGTAAAAATAAATGTAGTTTATACAATTTTAGTAAAATTTATTTGTCCTTCCAATGAAAGTTTTCTGGCTCCGACTCTGTAAAGATAATGCAAGCCTAGATTGGCGGTAAGCCTTAATTTTACCATCTAATTATGTGACTGATTTACGTGTACAATCTGGTCTTTCATGCATCAATACACGAAGTCCCCTTACTCATTATGAACAAACAACATCACACTATAACAATTATCAAAGCACCTGAGACCTACTTTTATGAAGAACAAAATATTACTCTTTGATCCTGGCCTTTGTCAACCACAAGTCTCGCTGTTACTATTTGGTAAGCCGCGATCGCTTTCGTTCTTGTTTTGTGCCCGAAATTTacatttgttttaattgttttttcctctgagagatgattttttatttcttttattttgttgttgaaggTTTGGATTAGTAAAATGGCAGAGCCTGCTAGAGTTCTAGACAACAAGGTTGATGATGAGGTGCAGGAAGACAGAGAAATGGAGCAGAACGAAGAATCGGTAGCATCGCAAGAATTGCCAAACTCAGTGTTTACAGCTGAGTTGAACCTCCTTATCGTGTTTCTCTCATTGATTTCTTTGTCAACCGAAGAAAGCTTAAACTCTGTGGAGAGAGAAccagaaagaagaaatgatggaGCTAAAGCTATCAAGagattacaaaagaaaaaacaggaGACAGATGAGGCCAAGCCGGTCCGGCGACGAACTCAAAGGTTTCAAACGAGAATAAGGGATTCTAGGTTAGGAGTCTCCTAACAGAACTTTATATGGTTCTAGGAaattctattattttttatcctcagaagtttgataaaatattgcTCCTCCTATGTATGTCCAGGCATGGCCGACGAGTATAAAGAATGATGTCGATGAAGGAGGAAACTGCTCAGCAAGGAAAGAGATGGCAAACGATGTCATACAAAAGTTTCCAATTTCTCATAACTATATTTTATCCTATTTTTCTCTACACTTATTCCCCACAAttagacaaaaagaaaactaagaaAGGAAAGGAGCATGCTTGGAATTCtttcaaataatattataatcatATTTGTCCTATTTTCATGCATCATTCTGTAACGAAATTGATTGACAAACACATTATATTAGATTATTGATATATAAtgcatgtttttttcttctttttctgcaaGAAATGTATATGGAGTGCATGATATCAAATCAAAGAAGTTTGTGTGTTTGAAAGAGACAAAATAAGCAAACGCGCCCAACAAGTTTGATCCAGGAAGTGTAGAAAATGCTTTCTCAAAGCTTATggaagaaggcatgcaaaaGCATGTTTTACATTGTCGAAACACTTATTGGCACATCATATGAATGAGAAGCTTCAAAGCTACATCGTGTTCATAAGGaaatacaaaaaggaaaacaggGGGGAAAGCAATTTATGAACACAGGCTCAGACTCGCTAGAGCTTCagagaaaaaaggaagaaattacCCCTAGTTTATCAGACCTCTATTTCCCGGCCTACAAAAATAGCACACGCAAAGATAAATATCATGGAGCTCCTGCAATTTCAGTCCGATATCCTGATCTCGACTCCTAAAACGTCCTTCACCATCTCATACGTCACAAATGCAATTGCAATGGATGGCACTACCTGAAAAATTGAAGCAAATGAAATTATACCGTTTGCAAAGACAAGTTTGCAAAAACTGATTAGAACTCAAtactaaaactgaaaaattccATGCACACATCAAAAGCATACACCAAGGGAAGAAAACTGGAGGCAGTACAAGTTGAATGCAgcccctacaattttttttacagaaaagaaaatctatGTGCAATAGTTCCATCACAAGTTGATTAATAAAGGAGTTTCAAAGTT
Above is a window of Prunus persica cultivar Lovell chromosome G2, Prunus_persica_NCBIv2, whole genome shotgun sequence DNA encoding:
- the LOC18786027 gene encoding protein SUPPRESSOR OF PHYA-105 1 isoform X3 encodes the protein MDGFESLVDKKAAKGVVRNEKLKQKDCDPFLKLEGPNLLESPVCTLGMGRSNWPESSPRNCSVTMEGKDLSRCVTSSSVFEPPCKSSGSINGTGLVVEDMTLKHHRKPNSALLSPSQECWQDPDPVASAFRSKNFHGDTMSQDNDQTQLRVRGQLLEMPSRIRSLKPLLSNHSEQEPDKLSAYLGVEDSKIMSNNMLSIAKKQLKTQSTNSHSQLLVKETLKGKSASKFQEPCSGFGSSATDQKEENRGYGSEVACDAQLKSIVNSDQISSHVLHRSGPKSTSNGICLREWLKPGGHKVDIVESLLIFRQIVELVDFAHSQGFVLQDLRPSRFILFPSNKVKYTGSSAIRESNSLMNRDLIIKRPLEQDACAERILGGKQLKLSEGNEEKFCIAGPQNSGYGELQFQMNSSYQNALIAVQQRSISVIVQLEEKWYTSPEELNESGSTLPSNVYCLGVLLFELLCRCESWEVHCAVMLDLHHRILPPKFLSQNPLEAGFCFWLLHPEPLARPTTREILQSKLIGGYQESACCDDFSNSADNVDAESELLLSFLIPLKDKKQGHASKLVEVIRCLEEDINKLGRRHLSGEFPSEREQGFCLEDPVSSGVSSRLIAASNMNETLLMKNISQLEDAYASMRSQMGKTETAPVACSDKEVLNNRYRWCHVRNHTQDSSLNQKSGDRLGAFFDGVSKLARRSKFEVRGTLRNGDLLNSSNVICCLSFDCDEEYIATAGVSKKIKIFDFAALVDNSLDIHYPVVEMPNKSKLSCVCWNNYFKNYLASTDYDGVVQMWDASTGQGFSQYVEHQRRAWSVDFSQADPKKFSSGSDDFSVKLWSINEKKSIGTIWSPANVCCVQFSAFSSNLLVFGSADYKIYGYDLRHTRIPWCTLPGHGKAVSYVKFVDAETLVSASTDNTLKLWDLNQAISTGLSSNACSLTFSGHTNQKNFVGLSVSDGYIACGSETNEVYSYYRSLPMPITSHKFGSIDPVSGSEVGDYSGQFVSSVCWRKKSNILVAANSTGTLKLLQMVK
- the LOC18786027 gene encoding protein SUPPRESSOR OF PHYA-105 1 isoform X1; this translates as MDGFESLVDKKAAKGVVRNEKLKQKDCDPFLKLEGPNLLESPVCTLGMGRSNWPESSPRNCSVTMEGKDLSRCVTSSSVFEPPCKSSGSINGTGLVVEDMTLKHHRKPNSALLSPSQECWQDPDPVASAFRSKNFHGDTMSQDNDQTQLRVRGQLLEMPSRIRSLKPLLSNHSEQEPDKLSAYLGVEDSKIMSNNMLSIAKKQLKTQSTNSHSQLLVKETLKGKSASKFQEPCSGFGSSATDQKEENRGYGSEVACDAQLKSIVNSDQISSHVLHRSGPKSTSNGICLREWLKPGGHKVDIVESLLIFRQIVELVDFAHSQGFVLQDLRPSRFILFPSNKVKYTGSSAIRESNSLMNRDLIIKRPLEQDACAERILGGKQLKLSEGNEEKFCIAGPQNSGYGELQFQMNSSYQNALIAVQQRSISVIVQLEEKWYTSPEELNESGSTLPSNVYCLGVLLFELLCRCESWEVHCAVMLDLHHRILPPKFLSQNPLEAGFCFWLLHPEPLARPTTREILQSKLIGGYQESACCDDFSNSADNVDAESELLLSFLIPLKDKKQGHASKLVEVIRCLEEDINKLGRRHLSGEFPSEREQGFCLEDPVSSGVSSRLIAASNMNETLLMKNISQLEDAYASMRSQMGKTETAPVACSDKEVLNNRYRWCHVRNHTQDSSLNQKSGDRLGAFFDGVSKLARRSKFEVRGTLRNGDLLNSSNVICCLSFDCDEEYIATAGVSKKIKIFDFAALVDNSLDIHYPVVEMPNKSKLSCVCWNNYFKNYLASTDYDGVVQMWDASTGQGFSQYVEHQRRAWSVDFSQADPKKFSSGSDDFSVKLWSINEKKSIGTIWSPANVCCVQFSAFSSNLLVFGSADYKIYGYDLRHTRIPWCTLPGHGKAVSYVKFVDAETLVSASTDNTLKLWDLNQAISTGLSSNACSLTFSGHTNQKNFVGLSVSDGYIACGSETNEVYSYYRSLPMPITSHKFGSIDPVSGSEVGDYSGQFVSSVCWRKKSNILVAANSTGTLKLLQMVCYILSEIITVEVLPVLSSTDSLNKSFLCRGQTLKCMTYQGLGELRI
- the LOC109947480 gene encoding uncharacterized protein LOC109947480; this translates as MAEPARVLDNKVDDEVQEDREMEQNEESVASQELPNSVFTAELNLLIVFLSLISLSTEESLNSVEREPERRNDGAKAIKRLQKKKQETDEAKPVRRRTQRFQTRIRDSRHGRRV
- the LOC18786027 gene encoding protein SUPPRESSOR OF PHYA-105 1 isoform X2 codes for the protein MDGFESLVDKKAAKGVVRNEKLKQKDCDPFLKLEGPNLLESPVCTLGMGRSNWPESSPRNCSVTMEGKDLSRCVTSSSVFEPPCKSSGSINGTGLVVEDMTLKHHRKPNSALLSPSQECWQDPDPVASAFRSKNFHGDTMSQDNDQTQLRVRGQLLEMPSRIRSLKPLLSNHSEQEPDKLSAYLGVEDSKIMSNNMLSIAKKQLKTQSTNSHSQLLVKETLKGKSASKFQEPCSGFGSSATDQKEENRGYGSEVACDAQLKSIVNSDQISSHVLHRSGPKSTSNGICLREWLKPGGHKVDIVESLLIFRQIVELVDFAHSQGFVLQDLRPSRFILFPSNKVKYTGSSAIRESNSLMNRDLIIKRPLEQDACAERILGGKQLKLSEGNEEKFCIAGPQNSGYGELQFQMNSSYQNALIAVQQRSISVIVQLEEKWYTSPEELNESGSTLPSNVYCLGVLLFELLCRCESWEVHCAVMLDLHHRILPPKFLSQNPLEAGFCFWLLHPEPLARPTTREILQSKLIGGYQESACCDDFSNSADNVDAESELLLSFLIPLKDKKQGHASKLVEVIRCLEEDINKLGRRHLSGEFPSEREQGFCLEDPVSSGVSSRLIAASNMNETLLMKNISQLEDAYASMRSQMGKTETAPVACSDKEVLNNRYRWCHVRNHTQDSSLNQKSGDRLGAFFDGVSKLARRSKFEVRGTLRNGDLLNSSNVICCLSFDCDEEYIATAGVSKKIKIFDFAALVDNSLDIHYPVVEMPNKSKLSCVCWNNYFKNYLASTDYDGVVQMWDASTGQGFSQYVEHQRRAWSVDFSQADPKKFSSGSDDFSVKLWSINEKKSIGTIWSPANVCCVQFSAFSSNLLVFGSADYKIYGYDLRHTRIPWCTLPGHGKAVSYVKFVDAETLVSASTDNTLKLWDLNQAISTGLSSNACSLTFSGHTNQKNFVGLSVSDGYIACGSETNEVYSYYRSLPMPITSHKFGSIDPVSGSEVGDYSGQFVSSVCWRKKSNILVAANSTGTLKLLQMVCYILSEIITVEVLPVLSSTDSLNKSFLCRGQTLKEIIRHK